One genomic window of Halovivax cerinus includes the following:
- a CDS encoding S8 family peptidase, with protein MTNMNTVIGRRTVLQTLGAGLCASAVGAATPADRPGPGGTELLVGTSDGTSIASVRRTVESALPDGTTIVHENDVLGYVSVDVSADGPQSMASVVDRLERRSDIAYAEPNETLYALDASTGSAERPFDPDDPRFDEQTVPQQVDAPAAWDTTLGSMDVTIAVVDQGVDYTHPDLADRFSGDEGRDFVDGDDDPRPETDAESHGTHVAGIAAATTGNGAGIAGLSNCRVLSARALDSNGTGTLSDIADAIQWSADEGADLIALPLGGGGESETLRDAIDHAVDAGALPIAAAGGDGGDVAYPAAFDNCVAVSAVDADDEFASFSNYGPEIDVAAPGVDVLAPVPGREYERRSGTSMACGAAVGVAALHASVHPDESPSERRTRLRETAVDVGLEPEKGGAGRVAARLGDDGRCAGTSPFDSSTLYHPGDRVVHDGALWEADWFVWGQEPTERSRRWTKIGTC; from the coding sequence ATGACCAATATGAATACGGTGATCGGTCGCAGAACGGTCTTACAAACGCTCGGTGCTGGACTCTGTGCGAGTGCGGTCGGCGCGGCGACGCCGGCTGACCGTCCGGGGCCAGGTGGAACGGAACTCCTCGTCGGGACGAGCGACGGAACCTCGATCGCGTCCGTTCGCCGGACCGTCGAGTCGGCGCTGCCGGACGGGACGACGATCGTCCACGAGAACGACGTACTCGGGTACGTCTCGGTCGACGTCTCCGCCGACGGGCCCCAGTCGATGGCGTCGGTCGTGGATCGACTCGAACGACGGTCCGATATCGCGTACGCCGAACCGAACGAGACACTGTATGCCTTGGACGCGTCGACCGGGTCGGCCGAACGCCCGTTCGACCCCGACGACCCGCGGTTCGACGAGCAGACCGTCCCGCAGCAGGTGGACGCGCCGGCGGCCTGGGACACGACCCTCGGGTCGATGGACGTGACGATCGCGGTCGTCGATCAGGGTGTCGACTACACGCACCCCGACCTCGCCGACCGATTCTCCGGCGACGAGGGCCGCGATTTCGTCGACGGGGACGACGATCCGCGTCCCGAGACCGACGCGGAGAGCCACGGGACCCACGTCGCCGGGATCGCCGCGGCGACGACGGGAAACGGTGCGGGGATCGCCGGCCTCTCGAACTGCCGGGTTCTCTCTGCACGTGCGCTGGATTCGAACGGGACCGGTACCCTCTCCGACATCGCCGACGCGATTCAGTGGTCGGCCGACGAGGGTGCCGACCTGATCGCACTCCCGCTCGGTGGTGGTGGAGAGAGCGAGACGCTTCGTGACGCCATCGATCACGCCGTCGACGCCGGGGCGCTCCCGATCGCGGCCGCCGGTGGCGACGGCGGCGACGTCGCGTACCCCGCAGCGTTCGACAACTGTGTGGCGGTCTCGGCGGTCGACGCCGACGACGAGTTCGCATCATTCTCGAACTACGGCCCGGAGATCGACGTCGCCGCACCCGGCGTCGACGTCCTCGCGCCGGTGCCCGGCCGCGAGTACGAGCGGCGATCGGGGACGTCGATGGCCTGCGGGGCTGCGGTCGGGGTCGCGGCCCTGCACGCGTCGGTCCACCCGGACGAGTCGCCATCTGAACGGCGGACACGGCTCCGCGAGACCGCCGTCGACGTGGGGCTCGAACCGGAGAAGGGTGGAGCCGGTCGCGTCGCTGCCCGTCTCGGTGACGACGGGCGGTGTGCCGGGACGTCCCCGTTCGATTCGTCGACGCTGTATCATCCCGGAGATCGAGTCGTCCACGACGGCGCGCTCTGGGAGGCCGACTGGTTCGTCTGGGGGCAGGAACCGACCGAGCGGAGCCGGCGCTGGACGAAGATCGGGACGTGTTGA
- a CDS encoding mechanosensitive ion channel family protein, which yields MTATPIAISALSTSAIALSIIDALVTALKFAVAFGLLYGIGKPIVTRAVRESLTRRGYERAIVRTAVRVTSVVAAVVAVALAATVAGFGVVLSAFAILGGALALAIGFATQDLIANFVAGIFILQDKPFTVGDWIKWDDEGGIVRDIDLRVTKVETFDNELVTVPNADLANAAVTNPTANERVRVGYDFGIGYGDDIDRARACILEAARTVDGVLDEPKPAAPVTELGDSAVVLTGRVWIDPDEDSPKATEFAFVEAVKKRFDEEDEIDFPYPTTELTGEVAVAE from the coding sequence ATGACCGCCACACCGATTGCGATCTCGGCACTCAGTACGTCGGCGATCGCTCTCTCGATTATCGACGCCCTCGTCACGGCCCTCAAATTCGCCGTCGCGTTCGGACTCCTCTACGGCATCGGAAAACCGATCGTAACGCGCGCCGTCCGTGAGAGTCTCACGCGCCGCGGGTACGAACGCGCGATCGTCAGAACCGCGGTCCGCGTCACGAGCGTCGTGGCGGCCGTCGTGGCTGTCGCCCTGGCGGCGACGGTCGCCGGGTTCGGCGTCGTGCTTTCGGCGTTCGCGATCCTGGGCGGCGCGCTGGCGCTGGCGATCGGCTTCGCCACGCAGGACCTGATCGCCAACTTCGTCGCCGGCATCTTCATCTTACAGGACAAGCCGTTCACCGTCGGCGACTGGATCAAGTGGGACGACGAGGGCGGCATCGTTCGCGACATCGACCTCCGGGTGACGAAGGTCGAGACGTTCGACAACGAACTCGTCACCGTCCCGAACGCAGACCTCGCGAACGCCGCCGTGACGAACCCGACCGCGAACGAACGGGTCCGCGTCGGCTACGACTTCGGCATCGGGTACGGCGACGACATCGACCGCGCCAGAGCGTGCATCCTCGAGGCGGCACGGACGGTCGACGGCGTCCTCGACGAACCCAAACCGGCGGCACCGGTCACCGAATTGGGCGACTCGGCGGTCGTCCTCACCGGTCGCGTCTGGATCGATCCCGACGAAGACAGCCCGAAGGCCACAGAGTTCGCGTTCGTCGAGGCGGTCAAGAAGCGTTTCGACGAGGAAGACGAGATCGACTTCCCGTACCCCACTACCGAACTCACGGGCGAAGTCGCCGTCGCGGAGTGA
- a CDS encoding DUF7342 family protein yields MSPPSPDVWANDTDGEERVRTVASALSKPRSAVWVAEQSDVTYKTAQKYLEKGVEDGRLETIEHDRTTLYVPDPREQYLDEIATLVDEHSKDELTRELSAMSERIESWQERYDVMEPDALRTTIDESLTVDERRERERVVEDWTYVQEMRTLVRHAIRLYDDLARVQRSSASSIADA; encoded by the coding sequence ATGTCGCCACCGTCACCCGACGTCTGGGCGAACGATACCGACGGCGAAGAGAGAGTACGGACCGTCGCTTCGGCCCTCTCGAAGCCCCGAAGTGCAGTTTGGGTTGCCGAGCAATCCGACGTCACGTACAAGACGGCCCAGAAGTACCTCGAGAAAGGCGTCGAAGACGGCAGGCTCGAGACGATCGAACACGATCGAACGACGCTGTACGTTCCGGATCCCCGGGAACAGTATCTGGATGAAATCGCGACGCTCGTCGACGAGCACTCGAAGGACGAACTCACGAGGGAGTTGTCTGCGATGAGCGAGCGAATCGAATCGTGGCAGGAACGGTACGACGTTATGGAACCGGATGCGCTTCGGACGACCATAGACGAGTCGCTCACGGTGGACGAACGGAGGGAACGCGAACGTGTCGTCGAAGACTGGACGTACGTACAGGAGATGCGTACCCTCGTTCGACACGCGATACGACTGTACGACGACCTCGCGAGAGTGCAGCGATCGTCAGCTTCGTCGATTGCAGATGCGTAG
- a CDS encoding universal stress protein codes for MYEHLLVPTDGSETSTRAAEHAIALARSLDATVHALSVIEGSGQMQRDQLRNDPEAEARDAVEAVERAATAEDVPVTTTLAEGAPADAIHDRVATADADLIVMGTDNRTGVGRVLNPSVAEDVQEHSSIPVLTIPNPGE; via the coding sequence ATGTACGAGCACCTGCTGGTTCCGACCGACGGGAGCGAGACGTCGACGCGCGCGGCCGAACACGCGATCGCGCTGGCGCGCTCGCTCGACGCGACCGTCCACGCACTGTCGGTGATCGAGGGGTCCGGACAGATGCAGCGCGATCAGTTACGCAACGACCCCGAGGCCGAGGCCCGGGACGCCGTCGAGGCCGTCGAGCGCGCCGCCACGGCCGAGGACGTCCCCGTCACGACCACGCTCGCGGAGGGCGCCCCGGCGGACGCGATCCACGACCGGGTGGCGACCGCCGACGCGGACCTGATCGTGATGGGGACCGACAACCGGACCGGCGTCGGCCGCGTGCTCAACCCGAGCGTCGCCGAGGACGTCCAGGAGCACTCGTCGATCCCGGTGCTGACGATTCCGAATCCCGGGGAGTGA
- a CDS encoding sulfite exporter TauE/SafE family protein, which produces MTAFSSVVAAAGHDSMDVAANADLVAFLVVGLLAGAHCLGMCGPLVTTYGQRMSSGSERRADDLSLFEVRQHLLFNLGRTASYALIGGLVALLGALAFASADATFAVGNTLRATTGILVGLLIIASGLYYLRGRAGVPGHGLPVVGSVFAAVSGALTSHVDRLANGPGIVLLGGLHGLLPCPIIYPAYLYAFAQGEPVRGALSLAVLGLGTIPTLFVYGTLVTAIGSNTRVHLHRALGVAFVVLGYFPLKMGLMVFGVDLPGPSLPFYQGL; this is translated from the coding sequence ATGACCGCGTTCTCGTCGGTCGTCGCCGCGGCCGGCCACGACTCGATGGACGTCGCCGCCAACGCGGATCTGGTGGCCTTCCTCGTCGTCGGTCTGCTCGCCGGCGCGCACTGTCTCGGGATGTGCGGACCGCTGGTGACCACGTACGGCCAGCGGATGTCGAGCGGAAGCGAGCGCCGAGCGGACGACCTCTCGCTCTTCGAGGTGCGCCAGCACCTGCTGTTCAACCTGGGTCGCACCGCGAGCTACGCCCTCATCGGCGGGCTGGTGGCGCTACTCGGCGCGCTCGCGTTCGCCTCGGCCGACGCAACGTTCGCCGTGGGCAACACCCTTCGCGCCACGACGGGGATCCTCGTCGGCCTCCTGATCATCGCCAGTGGCCTCTACTACCTGCGCGGTCGGGCCGGCGTCCCGGGCCACGGCCTCCCCGTCGTCGGGAGCGTCTTCGCGGCCGTCTCCGGTGCGCTCACGAGCCACGTCGACCGGCTCGCGAACGGCCCCGGGATCGTCCTCCTCGGCGGCCTCCACGGCCTGCTCCCCTGCCCGATCATCTACCCCGCCTACCTCTACGCGTTCGCCCAGGGCGAACCCGTCCGAGGCGCGCTCTCGCTGGCCGTGCTCGGCCTCGGGACGATCCCCACGCTGTTCGTCTACGGCACGCTCGTGACCGCGATCGGTTCGAACACCCGCGTCCACCTCCACCGAGCGCTCGGAGTCGCGTTCGTCGTCCTCGGGTACTTCCCGCTGAAGATGGGGCTGATGGTCTTCGGGGTCGACCTGCCCGGCCCGTCGCTGCCGTTCTACCAGGGCCTCTGA
- a CDS encoding glycosyltransferase family 2 protein has translation MYEGQTVGVVIPAYNEAGFVGEVIETLPEIVDRAYVVDDRSTDDTWSEIEAAAMRVNAAAGVDGTVDAMGEASDGVPRGRVQGGDQVESTSEVATDSSLHADGGELVTPRIVTVRHSRNRGVGGAIKTGYALARENGLDVVAVMNGDGQMDPSLLQRIVDPVVRGRAAYAKGNRLASADDRAGMPPWRLFGNAVLTYITKLVSGYWGMSDPQNGYTAISRDALEAIELDRLYEGYGFCNDVLVHLNVEGFRVEDVPMPARYGDEQSHIRYSRFVPSLSWLLLRRGLWRYRMQSVGSGPRQPYLLLLAGVLGGTVGLAALGVAALTVGVGSAEAALSLLAVLLGGLFVAVAVTVDRLHGRSPDTDGYEPAGGD, from the coding sequence ATGTACGAAGGGCAAACAGTCGGCGTCGTGATTCCCGCGTACAACGAGGCGGGATTCGTCGGCGAGGTTATCGAGACGCTCCCGGAGATCGTCGACCGGGCGTACGTAGTCGACGACCGCTCGACCGACGACACCTGGTCCGAGATCGAAGCGGCGGCGATGCGGGTCAACGCGGCCGCCGGTGTCGATGGGACCGTCGACGCGATGGGCGAGGCGTCCGACGGAGTTCCACGCGGACGCGTCCAGGGCGGTGACCAGGTCGAGTCGACGAGCGAGGTGGCCACCGACTCGTCCCTGCACGCTGACGGCGGCGAACTGGTCACGCCACGGATCGTGACGGTCCGTCACAGCCGAAATCGGGGCGTCGGCGGCGCGATCAAGACGGGGTACGCGCTGGCGCGTGAGAACGGACTCGACGTGGTCGCGGTGATGAACGGCGACGGACAGATGGATCCGTCGTTGCTACAGCGGATCGTCGATCCCGTCGTTCGTGGACGGGCCGCCTACGCGAAAGGGAACCGCCTCGCCAGTGCGGACGATCGAGCCGGGATGCCACCCTGGCGCCTGTTCGGCAACGCCGTCCTGACGTACATAACGAAACTCGTCAGCGGCTACTGGGGGATGAGCGACCCGCAGAACGGCTACACCGCGATCTCCCGTGACGCCCTCGAGGCGATCGAACTGGATCGCCTCTACGAGGGCTACGGCTTCTGCAACGACGTCCTCGTCCACCTGAACGTCGAAGGCTTCCGCGTCGAGGACGTACCCATGCCCGCGCGGTACGGGGACGAGCAGAGCCACATTCGGTACTCGCGGTTCGTCCCGTCGCTGTCGTGGCTCCTCCTCCGGCGTGGCCTCTGGCGCTACCGGATGCAGTCCGTCGGCTCGGGTCCACGCCAGCCGTACCTCCTCCTGCTCGCCGGCGTCCTCGGCGGAACGGTCGGACTGGCCGCGCTGGGGGTCGCCGCCCTCACCGTCGGCGTCGGCTCGGCGGAAGCCGCCCTGTCGCTGCTCGCGGTTCTCCTCGGTGGTCTCTTCGTCGCGGTCGCCGTCACAGTGGACCGACTGCACGGTCGGTCGCCCGACACCGACGGATACGAGCCGGCCGGAGGTGACTGA
- the wecB gene encoding non-hydrolyzing UDP-N-acetylglucosamine 2-epimerase: MSVIGARPQFVKAAAVSRALSGRVDETVVHTGQHYDPELSAVFFEELALDEPDYHLDVGSDTHAAQTAAVMVEIERLVDAEEPDAVLVYGDTNSTLAGALAATKREPTLVHVEAGLRSGDRSMPEEVNRICTDHCADVHYAPSETAVETLEREGITDGVVRSGDVMYDTLLQVRDRLADDDVADALVPAGETASDGHHADRLVPGDDAFVLATVHRAANTDDPDRLESIVEGLSALSRPVVLPAHPRTVAALRREGLWERALDGIDLVEPVGYLDFLRLLVAADRVATDSGGVQKEAFYLDTPCVTLRETTEWVETVETGWNRLVGADADRIVEAVESAVRPARKPDLYGSGTAASRIATDVERRLG, from the coding sequence CTGAGCGTGATCGGCGCCCGGCCGCAGTTCGTCAAGGCGGCCGCCGTCTCGCGGGCCCTCTCGGGACGTGTCGACGAGACCGTCGTCCACACCGGCCAGCACTACGATCCCGAGCTCTCGGCGGTGTTCTTCGAGGAACTCGCCCTCGACGAACCCGATTACCACCTCGACGTCGGGTCGGACACGCACGCGGCCCAGACCGCCGCGGTGATGGTCGAGATCGAACGCCTCGTCGACGCCGAGGAACCAGACGCCGTCCTGGTCTACGGCGACACCAACTCGACGCTCGCCGGCGCACTCGCCGCGACCAAGCGCGAGCCGACGCTCGTCCACGTGGAAGCCGGACTCCGGTCTGGGGATCGATCGATGCCCGAGGAGGTAAACCGGATCTGCACCGATCACTGCGCGGACGTCCACTACGCGCCGAGTGAGACCGCCGTCGAGACGCTCGAACGCGAGGGGATCACCGACGGCGTGGTACGATCCGGCGACGTCATGTACGACACGCTCCTCCAGGTTCGCGATCGGCTCGCGGACGACGACGTCGCCGACGCGCTCGTTCCTGCCGGGGAGACGGCGAGCGACGGCCACCACGCCGATCGACTCGTCCCCGGAGACGACGCGTTCGTCCTCGCGACCGTCCACCGCGCCGCCAACACCGACGACCCGGACCGGCTGGAATCGATCGTCGAGGGGTTGTCGGCGCTCTCTCGGCCCGTGGTCCTGCCCGCTCACCCGCGGACCGTCGCCGCGCTGCGCCGCGAGGGGCTCTGGGAGCGGGCACTCGACGGGATCGATCTCGTCGAACCGGTCGGCTACCTCGACTTCCTGCGCCTGCTCGTCGCGGCCGACCGCGTCGCCACGGACTCCGGCGGCGTCCAGAAGGAGGCGTTCTACCTCGATACGCCCTGCGTGACGCTACGCGAGACGACCGAGTGGGTCGAGACCGTCGAGACGGGCTGGAACCGCCTCGTCGGCGCGGACGCCGACCGGATCGTCGAGGCGGTCGAGTCGGCCGTGCGCCCGGCACGGAAACCCGACCTCTACGGGAGCGGAACCGCTGCCTCGCGCATCGCCACCGACGTAGAACGCCGACTGGGGTGA
- a CDS encoding polysaccharide deacetylase family protein, protein MPDEAATIDPLRRIERPAAPRERDEPKLPPSACWDRSPLPDGASFALCLTHDVDRPYKGLRSLFYAAQERPAYHLRTALSDENPYWQFEEIRDLEDDLDVRSAFYVLNEQHLLAERPVRDWLSPTNWVQHLGRYDVRSPDVRDAIADLAAGGWEVGLHGSFHSADDRDRLAEEKAALEDVLAEASGGKRPNPGNRPGGEERPTTGNRSNGEERPNDEGAAPTSVSGGRQHYLRCTIPETWRHHRAIGLDYDASLGSGTHVGFHSGYRPIRPFGDDFRVFPLTAMEQALPDPSVEPEAARLTCEELLLEAAANEAVMTVLWHPRYFNEREFPGYRGLYRWLVERAQELGAWIGPPRALLEALDETDGPHAPIEAGSTGPTDTSRRR, encoded by the coding sequence ATGCCAGACGAAGCCGCCACCATCGACCCGCTCCGGAGGATCGAACGACCGGCCGCGCCGCGCGAGCGCGATGAGCCGAAACTCCCGCCGAGCGCATGCTGGGACCGGTCACCCCTGCCCGACGGCGCCTCGTTCGCCCTCTGTCTCACCCACGACGTCGACCGGCCGTACAAGGGCCTTCGGTCCCTGTTCTACGCGGCCCAGGAACGACCCGCCTATCACCTCCGAACGGCGCTGTCCGACGAGAACCCCTACTGGCAGTTCGAGGAGATCCGCGACCTCGAGGACGACCTTGACGTCCGCTCCGCGTTCTACGTCCTGAACGAACAGCACCTGCTCGCCGAGCGTCCCGTTCGTGACTGGCTCTCGCCGACGAACTGGGTCCAGCACCTCGGGCGCTACGACGTCAGATCGCCCGACGTCCGCGATGCGATCGCCGACCTCGCGGCCGGCGGCTGGGAGGTCGGGCTCCACGGTTCGTTCCACTCCGCCGACGATCGCGACCGACTGGCCGAAGAGAAGGCGGCCCTCGAAGACGTCCTCGCCGAAGCGAGCGGCGGAAAACGACCGAACCCCGGGAACCGACCGGGCGGCGAGGAACGGCCGACCACCGGGAACCGGTCGAACGGCGAGGAACGGCCGAACGACGAAGGCGCCGCCCCGACGTCCGTATCCGGCGGCCGACAACACTACCTCCGGTGTACCATACCGGAGACCTGGCGCCACCACCGGGCGATCGGCCTCGACTACGACGCCAGTTTGGGTTCCGGGACGCACGTGGGCTTCCACAGCGGCTACCGGCCGATCCGGCCGTTCGGCGACGACTTCCGCGTCTTCCCACTGACGGCCATGGAGCAGGCGCTTCCGGACCCCAGCGTCGAGCCGGAGGCCGCCCGACTGACCTGCGAGGAGCTACTGCTCGAAGCCGCGGCCAACGAGGCTGTGATGACCGTCCTCTGGCACCCACGGTACTTCAACGAACGCGAGTTCCCCGGGTACCGCGGGCTGTACCGCTGGCTCGTCGAGCGCGCGCAGGAACTGGGCGCCTGGATCGGACCACCGCGCGCGTTGCTCGAGGCGCTCGACGAGACTGACGGACCGCACGCACCGATCGAAGCGGGGTCGACAGGGCCCACCGACACCAGTCGGCGTCGGTGA